In Clostridium sp. DL-VIII, the following proteins share a genomic window:
- a CDS encoding non-ribosomal peptide synthetase: MKYGLTHAQRRILYTDDLYKNSSISNIGGVCYVPGDVDFKALKQSIDEFIGKNEIFHFKFKNENGQVYQELVDCKCNEIEFIDFDKNKNKFDKWCEQFFDEAISVYDNYLYKFVLFKLDNKTNGYVTKMHHIVSDGYSFAILTNQIAEIYDNLLKIREIDTAAVPYSEYIKSENEYLQSEKFLKDKEFWNERFSNLNEEFLYKETYDCSGESYKYKIPTKITNRLNKLLNENNITRNTFFMSLLYLYFYKKTGEKDIVIGMPVYNRASKKMRAAIGMFVSTVPVTFRINNEINFKDFIKELNVQLRSCYKHQSYPYDILINDLKLPQKGFDGLFKFVFNYYNESFRYPMNNSEIQVEEITSKQVTLPLNLILREFLESSLELEFQYRANEFSEEEIKIMCNCINNMLVQLVENFDTTISDIEMISPYEKEKVLTKPSETKCIEGIKHYSISDFIERNKSIPKEGHDMSGAKVYIVDPDNSLQPIGVEGELCIAIQGAIEETVNNFGFPQKSFIDNPFDSVNNKLYKTGELGKLTSDGNVYLLGRNERLEKQKRYWINRLKNIQNLELQADYVRSATQNYEGNSIYVNLSKRLVDGIERISKDMNTTPYMVMMSIFNIMLSRYVNQEDVVIGTPIIERNNHDLKNIEGRLVNTVVIYDSISFKDSYNLYLDKFKEVFIEAMENSNYKFEQLISDLDIKKDQSRNPLFDFMFVWNELNLDSFNLEDVKEKTVGMKEEISKVDLTMNILKNNDKINLSIEYSGNLFKEATIKFMIKHYLNILDQLVENVAISIEDIKLIDKIEEKILLENFNNTNFSYNKAATITKLFEEQAEKTPSNIVGVYKDKKLTYKELNEKSNSLARILREKGVKAETIVGIMVDRSLEMLIGIIGILKAGGAYLPIDTEYPEDRIKYMLEDSNTKILLTQNKLLGSINYNGEAIDLEDSKLYERENSNVNTRGKSNDLAYVIYTSGTTGKPKGVMVEQKALVNLCIWHNEYYEVTEKDNATKYAGFGFDASVWEIFPYIISGATLHIIDKSIMLDKDALNKYYEDNKITIGFLPTQMCEEFMSLENKSLRKLLTGADKLKVYKKQTYELINNYGPTENAVVTTSFKVDKNYNNIPIGKPINNCKIYILGTSNSLMPVGAGGELCVSGYGLARGYLNRGELTKEKFVDNPFEPGTKMYRTGDLARWLSDGNIEYLGRIDNQVKIRGFRIEIGEIENQLLKIEDIKEAVVIAKKDRNENAYLCAYITTERELDVSSIKEELSKELPNYMLPKYIMKIDKLPLTPNGKVDKRALPEIDMSKVAQTEYKAPKSETEKILAEAWKAVLEIERMGINDNYYELGGDSIKSIQIVSRLHSHGIKLEIKDLMKYQTIEELSKHVKYSNVKADQGVIEGEVYHSPIQKWFFDNKFAVENYFNQAFMFDKNDGIDEQILKKAFIEIMKHHDVLRMIYIKEDNKIKQVNRNIENIENMFTLNVYNLENAEDYKTEIEDLTNKMQEGMDLENGILVKLGLFKTSEGDHLLIAIHHMIIDGISWRILLEDLEKAYGSVESGKAVVLPEKTTSYKVWVEKLNEYANSKEMLREKEYWNNVTNIEIKELPRDFKKCESTVGDSKNIIINLSKDETERLLRGTSTAYNTEINDILLCSLGLTIKEWSKNEKILIGLEGHGREEIIEDVSINRTLGWFTSTYPVILDMKNSDDIGYSIKNTKETLRHIPNKGVGYGILKYLTDPENKKDVCFELNPEIGFNYLGEFSESNAESLFKYSKISSGKTISEENKKLNNIEINGFVVNGELKFIFNYSIKEYKAETIEKLTKLYTKNLLEIIKHCESIRETERTPWDYGDRELSVEDLDKILSYKKEIEKIHSLTPMQEGIMYNSRINRESNAYFEQSIFTVTGPLDIEILNKAFNKLIERYEILRTAFFYENISEPKQVVLRNRELKICYEDISNLEENKEEYLERFKKKDKDKGFDLTNDCLNRLSVIKIDSDIYKIVYSFHHIIMDGWCLGIIINDIINMYKLISKNEEIVFDETEPYSKYLEWLDKQDKASELSYWNNYLSSYEQEINIPKLENLAEEFVNEEEEIIISEDLTYKLKSMAEKGSITLNSVIQTAWGVLLQKYNNTNDVVFGSVVSGRPSEINGIENIVGLFINTVPIRVKGEDTTEFIELARKINEDFIEANSHSYCSLAEIQALTSMKNNLINHIVAYENYPIDREMLNSGISSESGIKIINNVEMFEQINYDFALIIIPGSSMTLKIKYNGSIYNKEIIRQIIKNLCNELKSVVNNPNILIRDIDILNEEEKNKLLNDFNKTKMKYPKNKTIVDLFEEQVKKTPSNIAVVCGNNKLTYKELNEKSNALAMVLRGKGVEAETIVGIMIDKSLEMLIGIMGVLKAGGAYLPIDPEYPEDRIRYMLEDSNTKILLTQNKLLESISCAGETIDLEDNKLYEGENSNLNNRGKSSDLAYVIYTSGTTGKPKGVMVEQKALVNLCFWHNEYYEVTEKDRATKYAGFGFDASVWEIFPYIIAGAALYMIDKSIMLDKDALNKYYEDNKITIGFLPTQMCEEFMNLKNKSLRKLLTGADKLKIYKNQTYELINNYGPTENAVVTTSFKVDKNYRNIPIGKPISNSKIYILGDNNTLMPIGTCGELCVSGDGLARGYLNREELTREKFVDNPFEPGTKIYRTGDLARWLPDGNIEYLGRIDSQVKIRGFRIEIGEIENQLLKIDGVKEAVVLAKDNENLDKYLCGYLTVQQEVTVTSIKAELSKELPSYMIPSHIIKINKLPITPNGKVDKKFLEEIAVTQIPESEYEAPRNEIEKNLAAIWEDVLGIKRIGINDNFYDLGGHSLKGTILKSKIKERLKIDIPLNIIFTKLTIRELSEYIEKGEYTPEDYVIFNEHANKTIICFPPYMAYGFLYSGIAKRIKDYKMYSYNFIHSDNLIEDYVKRITSINSDKKFVFFGWSAGGRLAVEIADKMNKMGYDVTDIILMDTMPLNFNKQTADESNKHKISKEREAQFAAENMEEVLKFISQNMPEYLEFIKNDSEAQEKMTRYLEYYNSSSDVKSVSSRLHLILIPDECREMGDIDNNTIYNAWKQINEDLITYKGSGKHEDMIKENNIDYNSSVIFNILEKIEF; encoded by the coding sequence ATGAAATATGGATTAACACACGCACAAAGAAGAATATTATATACTGATGATTTATACAAAAATTCATCAATTTCAAACATTGGAGGTGTATGTTATGTGCCTGGAGACGTGGATTTTAAGGCACTAAAACAGTCAATTGATGAATTTATAGGGAAAAATGAGATTTTTCATTTTAAGTTTAAAAATGAAAATGGACAAGTATATCAAGAATTAGTTGATTGTAAATGTAATGAAATTGAATTTATTGATTTTGATAAGAATAAAAATAAATTTGATAAGTGGTGTGAGCAGTTTTTTGATGAGGCTATTTCTGTATATGATAATTATTTATACAAGTTTGTATTATTCAAGTTAGATAATAAAACAAACGGGTATGTTACTAAAATGCACCATATAGTTTCAGATGGATATTCTTTTGCAATTTTAACAAATCAGATAGCAGAAATCTATGATAATTTATTAAAAATAAGAGAAATAGATACAGCTGCAGTTCCATATTCAGAATATATTAAATCAGAAAATGAGTATTTACAATCAGAAAAATTTTTAAAAGATAAGGAATTTTGGAATGAGAGGTTTTCAAATCTAAATGAAGAATTTTTATATAAAGAAACATATGATTGTAGTGGAGAGAGTTACAAATATAAGATTCCAACTAAAATAACTAATAGATTAAATAAATTATTAAATGAAAATAATATAACAAGGAATACATTTTTTATGTCTTTATTATATTTATATTTTTACAAGAAAACAGGGGAAAAGGATATAGTAATAGGAATGCCTGTTTATAATAGAGCTAGCAAGAAAATGAGAGCAGCTATAGGTATGTTTGTAAGTACAGTACCGGTAACTTTTAGAATTAATAACGAAATTAATTTTAAAGATTTTATAAAAGAGCTAAACGTTCAATTAAGAAGCTGCTATAAACATCAAAGTTATCCATATGATATATTGATAAATGATTTGAAATTACCTCAAAAAGGATTTGATGGATTATTTAAATTTGTATTTAACTATTATAATGAGTCTTTTAGGTATCCTATGAATAATAGTGAGATACAAGTAGAAGAAATAACATCTAAACAAGTAACACTTCCTTTAAATTTGATCTTGAGAGAGTTTCTTGAGTCGAGTTTGGAGTTAGAGTTTCAATATAGAGCAAATGAATTTAGCGAAGAAGAAATTAAAATTATGTGCAATTGCATTAATAATATGCTAGTACAATTAGTAGAGAATTTTGATACAACTATTAGTGATATAGAAATGATAAGTCCTTACGAAAAAGAAAAAGTTTTAACTAAGCCTAGTGAGACAAAATGTATAGAAGGTATAAAGCATTATAGTATTAGTGATTTTATTGAAAGAAATAAAAGCATTCCAAAAGAAGGACACGATATGTCTGGAGCAAAAGTTTATATAGTAGATCCAGATAATAGTTTGCAGCCAATTGGTGTTGAAGGGGAATTGTGCATAGCTATACAAGGAGCAATTGAAGAAACTGTTAATAATTTCGGATTTCCACAAAAAAGTTTTATAGATAATCCATTTGATTCAGTAAATAATAAGTTATATAAAACTGGAGAATTAGGAAAGCTTACGTCAGATGGAAATGTATATCTTTTAGGAAGAAATGAAAGGCTGGAAAAACAAAAAAGGTATTGGATAAATAGACTGAAGAATATACAGAACTTAGAACTTCAAGCAGACTATGTGAGATCTGCTACACAAAACTACGAAGGTAATTCTATTTATGTAAATCTGTCAAAAAGATTAGTGGATGGGATTGAGCGAATTTCAAAGGATATGAATACGACTCCATATATGGTAATGATGTCTATATTTAATATTATGCTTTCAAGATATGTCAATCAAGAAGATGTTGTAATTGGAACACCAATAATTGAAAGAAATAATCATGATTTAAAAAACATAGAGGGAAGATTAGTAAATACAGTTGTAATATATGATTCAATAAGTTTTAAAGATAGTTATAATTTATATTTAGATAAATTTAAAGAAGTTTTTATAGAGGCAATGGAAAATTCAAATTATAAATTTGAACAATTAATAAGTGATTTAGATATAAAAAAAGATCAAAGCAGAAACCCGCTCTTTGATTTCATGTTTGTTTGGAATGAATTAAACTTAGATTCTTTTAACCTTGAAGATGTTAAAGAAAAAACAGTAGGAATGAAAGAGGAAATTTCAAAGGTTGATTTAACTATGAACATACTCAAAAATAATGACAAGATTAATTTGAGCATAGAATATTCAGGAAATTTATTTAAAGAAGCAACAATAAAATTTATGATAAAGCATTATTTAAATATATTAGATCAACTTGTAGAAAATGTAGCTATTTCCATAGAGGATATTAAACTAATAGATAAAATAGAAGAAAAAATTTTATTAGAGAATTTCAACAATACAAATTTTTCATATAATAAGGCCGCAACTATAACTAAATTATTTGAAGAACAGGCAGAAAAAACACCAAGTAATATAGTTGGAGTATATAAAGATAAGAAATTAACTTATAAGGAGCTAAATGAAAAATCAAATTCTTTAGCAAGAATTTTAAGAGAAAAAGGTGTAAAAGCAGAAACAATAGTTGGGATAATGGTAGATAGATCGTTAGAAATGCTGATAGGAATAATAGGAATCCTAAAGGCTGGAGGGGCATACTTACCAATAGATACTGAATATCCAGAAGACAGAATAAAGTATATGTTAGAAGATAGTAATACAAAAATTCTTTTAACACAAAATAAATTGTTAGGAAGCATAAATTATAATGGAGAAGCTATAGATTTAGAAGATAGTAAGTTATATGAAAGAGAGAATAGTAATGTAAATACTAGAGGAAAGTCAAATGATTTAGCATATGTTATATATACTTCTGGAACTACTGGAAAACCTAAAGGTGTAATGGTAGAACAAAAAGCCCTTGTAAATTTGTGTATTTGGCATAATGAGTATTATGAAGTAACTGAAAAAGATAATGCAACAAAGTACGCAGGTTTTGGTTTTGATGCATCAGTATGGGAGATATTTCCTTATATTATATCTGGAGCAACTCTGCACATAATAGATAAGTCTATAATGCTTGATAAAGATGCTTTAAATAAATACTATGAGGATAATAAGATAACAATAGGCTTCTTACCTACACAAATGTGTGAAGAATTTATGAGTTTAGAAAATAAATCCTTAAGGAAATTGTTAACTGGAGCGGATAAATTAAAGGTTTATAAAAAGCAGACTTATGAATTAATAAATAACTATGGTCCAACAGAAAATGCAGTAGTTACAACAAGCTTTAAGGTAGATAAAAATTATAATAACATACCAATAGGAAAACCTATAAATAATTGTAAAATATACATATTAGGAACTAGTAATAGTTTAATGCCTGTAGGAGCAGGCGGAGAATTATGCGTTTCAGGATATGGACTTGCAAGAGGATATTTAAACAGAGGAGAACTCACAAAAGAAAAGTTTGTGGATAATCCATTTGAGCCAGGAACAAAAATGTATAGAACAGGGGATTTAGCAAGATGGCTTTCAGATGGAAATATAGAATATCTAGGAAGAATAGATAATCAGGTAAAAATAAGAGGCTTTAGAATAGAAATTGGAGAGATAGAAAATCAACTCCTAAAAATAGAAGATATAAAAGAAGCTGTTGTAATAGCTAAAAAGGATAGGAATGAAAATGCGTATTTGTGTGCATATATAACAACAGAAAGAGAACTAGATGTATCAAGTATAAAAGAAGAATTGTCTAAAGAGCTTCCTAATTATATGCTGCCAAAATATATCATGAAGATAGATAAGCTTCCATTGACACCAAACGGTAAAGTTGATAAGAGAGCTCTACCAGAAATAGACATGTCTAAGGTAGCACAGACAGAATATAAGGCACCTAAAAGTGAGACAGAAAAGATTTTAGCAGAAGCGTGGAAAGCAGTATTAGAGATAGAGAGAATGGGGATTAATGACAATTACTATGAATTGGGTGGAGATTCAATAAAATCAATACAAATAGTATCGAGGCTGCATAGTCATGGTATTAAGCTCGAAATAAAAGATTTAATGAAGTATCAAACAATAGAAGAGCTAAGTAAACATGTTAAGTATAGTAATGTTAAAGCAGATCAGGGAGTAATTGAAGGAGAAGTATATCATTCACCAATACAAAAGTGGTTTTTTGACAATAAATTTGCAGTGGAAAATTATTTTAACCAAGCATTTATGTTTGACAAAAATGATGGGATAGATGAACAAATATTAAAAAAAGCCTTCATAGAGATAATGAAACATCATGATGTATTAAGAATGATATATATAAAGGAAGATAATAAAATTAAGCAAGTAAATAGAAATATAGAAAACATAGAAAATATGTTCACGTTAAATGTATATAATTTAGAAAATGCAGAAGATTATAAAACAGAAATAGAAGATTTAACAAACAAAATGCAGGAAGGCATGGATTTAGAAAATGGAATTTTAGTGAAACTTGGTTTATTCAAAACAAGTGAGGGAGACCACTTACTCATAGCAATACATCATATGATTATTGATGGTATATCATGGAGAATATTACTTGAAGACTTAGAAAAAGCTTATGGAAGTGTAGAAAGTGGAAAAGCAGTAGTGTTACCAGAAAAGACTACGTCTTATAAAGTTTGGGTAGAAAAGCTTAATGAATATGCTAATAGTAAAGAAATGCTTAGAGAAAAAGAATATTGGAATAATGTAACTAACATAGAGATTAAAGAGCTTCCAAGGGACTTCAAAAAGTGTGAAAGTACTGTAGGAGATAGTAAAAATATCATTATAAATTTATCAAAAGATGAAACCGAAAGGCTCCTTAGAGGGACAAGTACAGCGTATAATACAGAAATAAATGATATACTTCTTTGTTCATTAGGATTAACTATTAAAGAATGGTCCAAAAACGAAAAAATTCTTATAGGGCTTGAAGGTCATGGAAGAGAAGAAATAATAGAGGATGTTTCGATAAATAGAACATTAGGGTGGTTTACATCTACATATCCAGTGATTTTAGATATGAAAAATAGTGATGATATTGGATACTCAATAAAAAATACAAAAGAAACTCTAAGGCATATACCAAATAAAGGTGTTGGATATGGAATCTTGAAATATCTAACTGATCCTGAGAATAAAAAGGATGTTTGTTTTGAGTTAAATCCTGAAATAGGATTTAACTATTTAGGGGAATTTAGTGAAAGTAATGCTGAAAGCTTATTTAAGTATTCTAAGATATCAAGTGGAAAGACTATATCAGAAGAAAATAAAAAATTAAACAATATTGAGATAAATGGTTTTGTAGTGAATGGAGAACTAAAATTCATATTTAATTATAGTATTAAAGAATATAAAGCTGAAACAATAGAGAAGCTAACAAAGTTATATACAAAAAATCTGCTTGAAATTATAAAACACTGCGAAAGTATAAGGGAAACAGAAAGAACACCATGGGATTATGGAGATAGAGAATTAAGTGTAGAGGATTTAGATAAAATACTATCATACAAAAAAGAAATAGAGAAAATACACTCTTTAACCCCAATGCAGGAAGGCATAATGTATAATTCAAGGATCAATAGAGAGTCTAATGCGTATTTTGAACAAAGTATATTTACAGTAACAGGGCCATTAGATATAGAAATATTGAATAAGGCATTTAATAAACTTATAGAAAGATATGAAATACTAAGAACAGCATTTTTCTATGAAAATATAAGTGAGCCTAAACAAGTAGTTTTAAGAAATAGAGAATTAAAGATATGCTATGAAGATATAAGTAATCTGGAAGAAAATAAAGAAGAATATTTGGAAAGATTTAAAAAGAAGGATAAAGACAAAGGATTCGACTTAACTAATGATTGCTTAAATAGATTATCGGTAATAAAAATCGATAGCGATATATATAAGATAGTATATAGTTTCCATCATATAATTATGGATGGGTGGTGCCTAGGCATAATAATAAACGACATAATAAATATGTATAAATTAATATCTAAAAACGAAGAAATAGTGTTTGATGAAACAGAACCTTATAGTAAGTATTTAGAGTGGCTAGATAAGCAAGATAAGGCATCAGAATTAAGCTATTGGAATAATTATCTTTCTTCATATGAGCAAGAGATTAATATACCTAAGCTTGAAAATTTAGCTGAGGAATTTGTAAATGAAGAAGAAGAAATTATAATTAGCGAAGATTTAACTTATAAATTAAAGAGTATGGCAGAAAAAGGATCTATAACTCTAAATTCTGTTATCCAAACAGCTTGGGGGGTATTGTTACAGAAGTATAACAATACAAATGATGTAGTATTTGGTTCTGTTGTTTCTGGAAGACCAAGTGAAATTAATGGCATAGAAAATATAGTCGGATTATTTATAAATACAGTTCCTATTAGGGTAAAAGGGGAAGATACTACAGAATTCATAGAGCTTGCAAGAAAAATAAATGAGGATTTTATTGAGGCAAATTCGCATAGTTATTGCTCTTTGGCAGAAATACAGGCTTTAACAAGTATGAAAAATAACCTTATTAATCATATTGTAGCCTATGAGAATTATCCTATTGATAGAGAAATGTTAAATTCTGGTATAAGTAGTGAATCGGGGATTAAAATAATAAATAACGTTGAAATGTTTGAACAAATAAATTATGATTTTGCCCTTATAATAATTCCAGGTAGTAGCATGACTTTGAAAATAAAATATAATGGTAGTATTTATAACAAAGAAATAATAAGGCAGATAATAAAGAATCTATGTAATGAATTAAAATCTGTAGTTAATAATCCAAACATTTTAATACGAGATATAGATATATTAAATGAAGAAGAAAAAAATAAATTATTAAATGACTTCAATAAAACAAAAATGAAATATCCGAAAAATAAAACAATAGTTGATTTATTTGAAGAACAAGTTAAGAAAACACCAAGTAATATAGCAGTGGTATGTGGAAACAACAAGTTGACATATAAAGAGCTTAATGAAAAATCCAATGCTTTAGCAATGGTTTTAAGAGGAAAAGGTGTAGAAGCAGAGACAATAGTCGGGATAATGATAGATAAATCATTAGAGATGCTGATTGGAATAATGGGAGTCTTAAAAGCAGGGGGAGCATATTTACCCATAGATCCTGAGTATCCAGAAGACAGAATAAGGTATATGTTAGAAGACAGTAATACAAAAATACTTTTAACACAAAACAAATTATTAGAAAGTATAAGTTGTGCTGGAGAAACTATAGATTTAGAAGATAATAAATTATATGAAGGAGAAAATAGTAACTTAAATAATAGAGGAAAGTCAAGTGATTTAGCATATGTTATATATACTTCAGGAACAACTGGAAAACCTAAAGGAGTAATGGTGGAACAAAAAGCTCTTGTGAATTTGTGTTTCTGGCATAATGAGTATTACGAAGTAACAGAAAAAGACAGGGCAACAAAATATGCCGGCTTTGGTTTTGATGCATCAGTTTGGGAAATATTCCCTTATATTATAGCTGGAGCAGCATTGTATATGATAGATAAGTCTATAATGCTCGATAAAGATGCATTAAACAAATATTATGAGGATAATAAAATAACAATAGGCTTTTTACCTACACAAATGTGTGAGGAATTTATGAATTTAAAGAATAAATCCTTAAGAAAACTATTAACTGGAGCAGATAAGTTAAAGATTTATAAAAATCAGACTTATGAATTAATAAATAATTATGGACCAACAGAAAATGCTGTAGTTACAACAAGTTTTAAAGTAGATAAAAATTATAGAAATATACCAATAGGAAAGCCAATAAGTAATTCTAAAATATACATATTAGGAGATAATAATACATTAATGCCAATAGGAACATGTGGAGAATTATGCGTTTCAGGAGATGGGCTTGCAAGAGGATACTTAAATAGAGAAGAGCTAACAAGAGAAAAGTTTGTAGATAATCCATTTGAACCAGGAACTAAAATTTACAGAACAGGAGATTTAGCAAGGTGGCTTCCAGATGGAAACATAGAATATCTAGGAAGAATAGATAGTCAGGTAAAAATAAGAGGTTTCAGAATTGAAATTGGAGAAATAGAAAATCAGCTTTTAAAAATTGACGGAGTAAAAGAAGCGGTAGTGTTAGCTAAAGATAATGAGAATTTAGATAAGTATCTTTGTGGATACCTAACAGTGCAGCAGGAAGTAACAGTTACATCAATCAAAGCAGAACTTTCAAAAGAATTACCATCATATATGATACCAAGCCATATAATTAAAATAAATAAACTTCCAATAACGCCAAATGGAAAGGTAGATAAAAAATTTCTTGAAGAAATAGCTGTTACGCAAATACCAGAGAGTGAATATGAGGCGCCAAGGAATGAGATAGAAAAAAATCTAGCAGCTATATGGGAAGATGTATTAGGAATTAAGAGGATAGGAATAAATGATAATTTTTATGATCTTGGGGGGCATTCATTAAAGGGAACTATATTAAAGAGTAAAATAAAAGAAAGATTAAAAATAGACATACCACTTAATATAATATTTACAAAACTTACTATAAGAGAGCTAAGTGAATATATTGAGAAGGGTGAATATACTCCAGAAGATTATGTTATTTTTAACGAGCATGCTAACAAAACTATTATATGTTTTCCCCCATATATGGCATATGGTTTCTTGTATAGTGGAATTGCTAAAAGAATTAAAGATTATAAAATGTATAGTTATAATTTCATCCATAGTGATAATCTAATTGAAGATTATGTTAAAAGAATTACAAGCATAAATAGTGATAAAAAATTCGTGTTTTTCGGATGGTCTGCTGGAGGGCGATTAGCAGTTGAGATTGCGGATAAAATGAATAAAATGGGATATGATGTAACAGATATAATATTAATGGATACTATGCCTTTAAACTTCAACAAACAAACTGCTGATGAAAGCAATAAGCATAAGATATCTAAAGAAAGAGAAGCACAATTTGCAGCTGAAAATATGGAAGAAGTATTAAAGTTCATATCTCAAAATATGCCAGAGTATCTGGAATTTATAAAAAATGATAGTGAAGCACAGGAGAAAATGACAAGATATTTAGAATATTATAATTCATCTAGTGATGTTAAGAGTGTTTCTTCAAGATTACACTTGATTTTGATACCAGATGAATGTAGAGAGATGGGAGATATTGATAATAATACAATCTATAATGCGTGGAAACAAATTAATGAGGACTTGATTACGTATAAAGGATCTGGAAAACATGAAGATATGATTAAAGAGAATAATATTGATTATAACTCCAGTGTCATATTTAATATACTAGAGAAAATAGAATTCTAG
- a CDS encoding CTP synthase yields the protein MSTKYVFVTGGVVSALGKGITAASLGRLLKNRGVNISIQKFDPYLNVDPGTMSPYQHGEVFVTDDGAETDLDLGHYERFIDESLTQNSNVTTGKIYSSVIEKERRGEYLGGTVQVIPHITNAIKDKVYQVAKERDVDVVITEIGGTVGDIESQPFLESIRQIKSEVGAENVCYIHVTLVPYLGKAGELKTKPTQHSVKELRMIGIQPDIIVCRTEKELSDDIKAKIGLFCNIDGKSVIQNLDAENLYEVPLMLHDEGLDNLVCEKLHLGCKDIDNSEWIDMVKKIKNLKNNVKIALVGKYVELHDAYISVVEALSHGGYANDANVEIEWVNAESLETGNVEEILKDVDGVLVPGGFGDRGIEGKISAIKWARENKKPFLGICLGMQCAVIEYARNVLGYEGANSSEINPNTKYPVIDLMPDQKDIENLGGTMRLGKYPCKLDPDSNSYEVYKEELIQERHRHRYEFNNDYRAQIIDAGMKIVGTSPDERLVEIVEVPEHPWYVAVQFHPELKSRPNKPHKLFVGFIEAAVKENQSK from the coding sequence ATGAGCACTAAATATGTTTTTGTTACGGGTGGAGTTGTATCGGCATTAGGTAAGGGGATAACGGCAGCATCCCTTGGAAGATTATTAAAGAATAGAGGGGTGAATATCTCTATTCAAAAGTTTGACCCATATTTAAATGTGGATCCAGGAACAATGAGTCCTTATCAACATGGAGAAGTATTTGTAACTGATGATGGAGCTGAAACTGATTTAGATTTAGGTCATTATGAAAGATTTATAGATGAGAGCTTAACACAAAATTCAAATGTTACAACTGGTAAGATATATAGTTCTGTTATAGAAAAAGAAAGAAGAGGAGAATATCTTGGAGGTACAGTTCAAGTAATCCCCCATATAACAAATGCAATTAAGGATAAAGTATATCAAGTAGCAAAAGAAAGAGATGTAGATGTAGTAATAACTGAAATTGGTGGGACTGTTGGAGATATAGAATCACAACCATTTTTAGAGTCTATCAGACAAATAAAGAGCGAAGTTGGAGCAGAAAATGTATGTTATATCCATGTTACTTTAGTGCCATACTTAGGAAAAGCAGGAGAGCTAAAGACAAAACCTACGCAACACTCTGTAAAAGAATTAAGAATGATAGGTATTCAACCAGACATAATAGTTTGTAGAACTGAAAAAGAATTATCGGATGATATAAAAGCTAAAATTGGGTTGTTCTGTAATATAGATGGGAAATCAGTAATTCAAAATTTAGATGCAGAAAATTTATATGAAGTGCCATTAATGCTTCATGATGAAGGGTTAGATAATCTAGTTTGTGAAAAATTACATTTAGGATGTAAAGATATTGATAATTCAGAATGGATTGACATGGTTAAAAAAATTAAAAATCTTAAGAATAATGTTAAGATTGCATTAGTTGGTAAATATGTTGAGTTACATGATGCATACATATCAGTTGTTGAAGCATTAAGTCATGGTGGATATGCTAATGATGCTAATGTTGAAATTGAATGGGTTAATGCTGAAAGCTTAGAAACTGGAAACGTGGAAGAAATTCTTAAAGATGTAGATGGAGTTTTAGTGCCTGGAGGTTTTGGTGATAGAGGAATAGAAGGTAAAATATCAGCAATAAAATGGGCGAGAGAAAATAAAAAGCCTTTCTTAGGAATTTGTTTAGGAATGCAATGTGCTGTAATAGAATATGCAAGAAATGTATTAGGATATGAGGGAGCCAATAGTTCAGAAATAAATCCAAATACAAAATATCCAGTGATAGATCTTATGCCAGATCAAAAGGATATAGAAAATCTTGGTGGAACAATGAGACTTGGAAAATATCCTTGTAAATTAGATCCAGACAGCAATTCCTATGAAGTATACAAAGAAGAATTAATTCAAGAAAGACATAGACATAGATATGAGTTCAATAATGATTATAGAGCACAAATAATTGATGCTGGAATGAAGATTGTTGGAACAAGTCCAGATGAAAGATTAGTAGAAATTGTTGAGGTTCCAGAACATCCATGGTATGTAGCAGTTCAATTCCATCCAGAATTGAAATCAAGACCTAATAAACCTCATAAATTATTTGTAGGTTTTATTGAAGCAGCAGTAAAAGAAAATCAATCAAAGTAA